A genomic segment from Desulfurispirillum indicum S5 encodes:
- a CDS encoding YgiQ family radical SAM protein, with translation MHPSPDTSTFLPMTPRELRQRGVDRPDVILVSGDAYIDSPYCGIAVIGRVLESAGYCVAVIAQPSLDTPDDITALGEPRLFWGISAGCVDSAVANRTALGKPRKSCDFTPGTVNNRRPDRATIMYCNLVRRYFKNTVPLVIGGIEASLRRIAHYDLQSSAIRRSILLDAKADILVYGMGEHAVLQIAHSLREQRDIKSISGTCVLAAEAPAGYRELASYEAVQSDADAFGEMFATFHKTALHQGAPGFFQQHGARFLIHHPPAPMLSSAELDRVHGLPFQHDAHPKCRADGEIRALATIRNSVTTHRGCYGDCSFCAITVHQGRSIISRSMESILSEVKHMASQKGFSGTIRDLGGPTANMYASGCELLSRGTPCQHRHCIGYEGICPKLVHGHGEQVELLARLRALPGVKRIFIASGIRYDLILADGKHGRAYLRQMVAHHVSGQLKIAPEHCADAVLRLMNKPSAAVTARFARLYREMAAAENQHIHLSCYVIAAHPGSTKQHMEEFVRFARSNLQFMPEQVQIFTPTPSTVSTAMYHCGRHPLSGEVVWSEKSSVGKQAQKDTLRAGREMRKETVRSRPAGGRRKKPSGSPWRS, from the coding sequence TTGCACCCTTCCCCTGATACTTCCACATTCCTGCCCATGACTCCCCGCGAACTGCGCCAGCGAGGAGTCGATCGCCCCGATGTTATCCTGGTCAGCGGTGATGCCTATATCGATAGCCCCTACTGCGGTATAGCGGTTATTGGCCGAGTGCTGGAAAGTGCCGGCTACTGTGTTGCCGTGATTGCCCAGCCATCCCTGGACACCCCCGATGATATCACCGCCCTGGGGGAGCCGCGCCTGTTCTGGGGTATCAGCGCCGGTTGCGTGGACTCAGCAGTGGCCAATCGTACCGCCCTGGGCAAGCCCCGCAAGTCCTGCGACTTTACCCCGGGTACTGTCAACAATCGCCGCCCGGATCGCGCCACCATCATGTACTGTAACCTTGTGCGCCGCTATTTCAAGAACACTGTTCCCCTGGTGATCGGAGGTATTGAGGCCAGCCTGCGCCGCATTGCCCACTATGATCTCCAGAGCAGCGCCATCCGCCGCAGCATTCTGCTGGACGCCAAGGCCGATATCCTGGTGTACGGCATGGGCGAGCACGCTGTACTGCAGATTGCCCACAGCCTGCGCGAGCAGCGGGATATCAAGAGTATCTCCGGTACCTGCGTTCTGGCGGCAGAGGCTCCGGCGGGTTATCGGGAGCTGGCGTCCTATGAAGCGGTGCAAAGTGATGCCGACGCCTTTGGCGAAATGTTCGCGACTTTTCATAAAACAGCCCTGCACCAGGGCGCGCCTGGATTTTTCCAGCAGCACGGAGCGCGCTTTCTGATCCACCACCCCCCCGCACCCATGCTGAGCAGTGCGGAGCTCGACCGCGTTCACGGGCTCCCCTTTCAGCACGACGCCCACCCGAAGTGCAGGGCCGATGGTGAAATCCGCGCCCTCGCCACCATCAGAAACTCCGTGACTACCCATCGGGGCTGTTATGGCGACTGCTCCTTCTGTGCCATCACGGTTCATCAGGGCCGCAGCATTATCAGCCGTTCCATGGAAAGCATCCTCTCGGAAGTGAAGCACATGGCGAGCCAAAAGGGCTTCAGCGGTACCATTCGCGACCTGGGTGGCCCAACCGCCAATATGTACGCCTCCGGCTGTGAACTGCTCTCCCGGGGCACTCCCTGCCAGCATCGCCACTGCATTGGCTACGAGGGCATTTGTCCGAAGCTGGTTCACGGCCATGGGGAGCAGGTGGAGCTGCTGGCCCGTCTGCGGGCTTTGCCTGGCGTAAAGCGGATTTTCATCGCTTCCGGTATCCGCTATGACCTGATTCTGGCCGACGGGAAGCATGGTCGCGCCTATCTGCGCCAGATGGTTGCCCACCATGTCAGCGGCCAGTTGAAAATCGCCCCCGAGCACTGCGCGGATGCCGTGCTGCGGCTGATGAACAAACCTTCCGCAGCGGTGACTGCCCGCTTTGCCCGCCTTTACCGCGAGATGGCCGCGGCGGAAAATCAGCATATCCACCTGAGCTGTTATGTCATTGCGGCTCATCCCGGAAGTACCAAACAGCACATGGAGGAGTTTGTCCGCTTTGCCCGCAGCAACCTGCAGTTCATGCCGGAGCAGGTGCAGATATTTACTCCGACGCCATCCACGGTTTCCACGGCCATGTACCACTGTGGTCGCCATCCCCTCAGCGGTGAGGTGGTCTGGAGTGAAAAGAGCAGCGTGGGGAAGCAGGCCCAGAAGGATACCCTGCGCGCAGGCAGGGAAATGCGCAAGGAGACCGTCCGCAGCCGTCCTGCCGGAGGCCGTCGCAAAAAGCCTTCTGGAAGCCCCTGGCGTTCGTAG
- a CDS encoding GTP-binding protein, whose amino-acid sequence MKLVIVAGPPSAGKTAVILKVAEALAGQETIGVVKFDCLATDDDTLYEKKGLKVKKGLSGSMCPDHFFVSNIEECVQWGIREGLSMLISESAGLCNRCSPHIKGVTSVCVVDNLSGVHTPRKIGPMLKSADIVAITKGDIVSQAEREVFAFRTQQVNPKGRILNVNGITGQGAYELATLFAQSPDISTVQGCSLRFSMPSALCSYCLGETKIGESYQMGNVRKMENLDQ is encoded by the coding sequence ATGAAACTGGTGATTGTGGCGGGCCCCCCCTCGGCGGGCAAGACGGCCGTTATTCTGAAAGTGGCGGAAGCCCTGGCGGGCCAGGAGACCATCGGCGTGGTGAAATTCGACTGCCTGGCCACCGATGACGATACCCTCTATGAAAAAAAGGGACTGAAGGTGAAAAAGGGCCTCTCGGGCTCCATGTGTCCCGACCACTTTTTTGTCAGTAATATCGAGGAGTGCGTGCAGTGGGGAATCCGCGAGGGGCTGAGTATGCTCATCAGCGAGAGCGCCGGTCTGTGCAACCGCTGCTCCCCCCATATCAAGGGAGTCACCTCGGTCTGCGTGGTGGATAACCTCAGCGGCGTGCATACCCCCCGCAAGATCGGCCCCATGCTGAAATCCGCTGATATTGTGGCCATCACCAAGGGCGATATTGTCTCCCAGGCCGAGCGGGAGGTTTTTGCCTTCCGCACCCAGCAGGTCAACCCCAAAGGGCGCATCCTGAACGTGAACGGCATTACCGGCCAGGGAGCCTACGAGCTGGCGACCCTCTTTGCCCAGTCGCCGGATATCAGCACCGTACAGGGCTGTTCCCTGCGCTTCTCCATGCCATCGGCCCTGTGCTCCTACTGCCTGGGCGAAACCAAAATCGGCGAGTCGTACCAGATGGGCAACGTGAGAAAGATGGAGAACCTGGATCAGTAG
- a CDS encoding PAS domain-containing protein produces the protein METRKRATIIALRIVILYAVIAALWIVLSDRALMVLFEVPQTLTRMQTYKGWFFVLATATLLFVVLYAQVRSLLDEERRRQEAQQEAREWSERLQHYLHVSPVITYALSGNDRELTPVWVSENIHNVLGFGSDEVLRPDWWRDHIHPEDMGQVLKNQQKLLSEGAISQEFRVMHRDGSYIWIHDQARSAGRSGFAQEIIGTWADVSTRKSAELALQETLCGLEQQIAAAVEKARQQDSIIFDQMRRQALNTLLINIAHQWRQPLNGIGLIIQDMGDQLDSDNPQKQLIHSTIVEAMAEVNHLSDTISTFTDLYQASNTAPEKISLHATFQQALFYLQAKPLFSRVTLLKNIPDTLQVKGVEIEIIELFMEIIQNAMTVAAARERDRVDIRIEAARTPHNTITITIADNAGGIDSSILPSMFEPYTTTQFKSRDKGLGLYMMKRLIEERYQGSIAATNGPDGAIFTITLPVAD, from the coding sequence GTGGAGACAAGAAAACGAGCTACCATTATCGCCCTGCGGATTGTCATCCTGTACGCCGTCATTGCCGCCCTGTGGATCGTGCTCTCGGATCGCGCCCTGATGGTGCTCTTTGAGGTTCCCCAGACACTGACCCGCATGCAGACCTATAAGGGGTGGTTCTTTGTCCTGGCCACTGCCACGCTTCTTTTTGTGGTGCTCTACGCACAGGTACGCTCCCTGCTGGACGAAGAGCGCAGGCGCCAGGAGGCTCAACAGGAAGCCCGCGAATGGTCCGAGCGGCTGCAGCACTACCTCCACGTCAGCCCCGTCATAACCTATGCCCTCAGTGGCAATGACAGGGAACTCACGCCCGTATGGGTCAGTGAAAATATCCATAATGTACTGGGCTTCGGCTCCGATGAGGTACTCCGACCAGACTGGTGGCGCGATCATATTCACCCGGAGGATATGGGTCAGGTGCTGAAGAATCAGCAGAAACTGCTGAGCGAAGGGGCTATCAGCCAGGAGTTCCGCGTGATGCACCGGGATGGTTCCTATATCTGGATTCACGACCAGGCTCGCAGTGCCGGGCGCAGCGGATTCGCCCAGGAGATTATCGGCACCTGGGCAGATGTCAGTACGCGCAAGTCTGCTGAGCTGGCCCTGCAGGAAACTCTTTGCGGGTTGGAGCAGCAGATTGCTGCTGCCGTCGAGAAAGCTCGCCAGCAGGACAGCATTATCTTCGACCAGATGCGGCGCCAGGCCCTCAACACTCTACTGATCAATATCGCGCACCAGTGGCGGCAGCCCCTCAACGGCATCGGACTGATCATCCAGGATATGGGCGACCAGCTGGATAGCGATAACCCGCAGAAGCAGCTGATTCACTCCACGATTGTCGAAGCCATGGCGGAGGTCAACCATCTCTCGGACACCATCAGTACCTTCACCGATCTCTACCAGGCCAGCAACACGGCTCCGGAGAAAATCAGCCTCCACGCCACTTTCCAGCAGGCGCTCTTCTACCTTCAGGCCAAGCCGCTGTTCAGCAGAGTCACCCTGTTGAAAAATATCCCCGATACCCTCCAGGTCAAAGGGGTGGAAATCGAGATCATAGAACTCTTCATGGAAATCATCCAGAATGCCATGACCGTTGCCGCTGCCCGCGAGCGCGACCGTGTGGACATACGGATCGAGGCCGCCCGCACTCCCCATAATACCATCACCATTACCATCGCCGATAACGCCGGTGGCATCGACAGCAGCATCCTGCCATCCATGTTTGAGCCTTACACCACCACCCAGTTCAAAAGTCGCGACAAAGGCCTTGGCCTCTATATGATGAAACGCCTTATCGAAGAACGTTACCAGGGCAGCATTGCTGCCACCAATGGTCCTGACGGGGCGATTTTCACCATCACCCTGCCTGTGGCCGATTGA
- a CDS encoding ABC transporter substrate-binding protein — translation MQPKITGSMTIEQILTQYPGTLAVFQARGFEQFSDPAKVQTIGRFLKLQSLAKQGNYDLDALIGLLEEATGGEALSASSRVPVRVEGLLPCPVRLPLSEAFGRFSEEFTAQTGVEVKTTLEAAAVGAKWIEEHIRTLSNHEELPDILVSAGFDTFFDPKLIGAWKQEGVFCDTTAGLGVNEAFRGVDIRDPRGDYGMFSVVPAVFVIHQDNYPDLEAPRTWEELLHPRYEKKVALPVSDFDLFNGILLNLHKEFGDEGIVRLGRSMDVNLHPAQMVRASNRASAHKPFVTVMPYFFTRMLRQNSSARSIWPEDGAIISPVFMLVKKERLELTRPVADFLASPEMGSILTNQGLFPSLHPDVKNVLPENPRWKWIGWDYLHDNDVAALLKHALKIFEDTVGVSQ, via the coding sequence GTGCAACCAAAAATTACCGGTTCCATGACCATAGAGCAGATTCTCACTCAATATCCCGGCACACTGGCGGTGTTCCAGGCGCGGGGTTTTGAACAGTTCTCCGACCCGGCCAAAGTGCAGACCATCGGCCGGTTTCTGAAACTGCAGTCCCTGGCGAAACAGGGAAATTACGACCTGGACGCCCTGATCGGTCTGCTGGAAGAGGCCACTGGCGGCGAAGCGCTTTCCGCCAGCTCCAGGGTTCCCGTACGGGTGGAGGGGCTGCTGCCCTGCCCCGTGCGCCTGCCCCTGAGTGAAGCGTTCGGCCGCTTCAGCGAAGAGTTCACCGCCCAGACGGGGGTGGAGGTCAAGACGACCCTGGAGGCGGCGGCGGTGGGCGCCAAGTGGATCGAGGAGCACATCCGCACCCTGTCCAACCATGAGGAGCTGCCGGATATTCTGGTGAGCGCGGGTTTTGATACATTCTTCGACCCCAAGCTGATCGGAGCCTGGAAGCAGGAGGGCGTCTTCTGCGACACCACGGCCGGACTGGGAGTGAACGAGGCCTTCCGCGGTGTGGACATCCGCGACCCACGGGGTGACTACGGCATGTTCTCCGTGGTGCCGGCGGTCTTTGTCATTCACCAGGACAACTACCCTGACCTGGAGGCTCCCCGCACCTGGGAAGAGCTTTTGCACCCCCGCTACGAAAAGAAAGTGGCCCTGCCCGTTTCCGACTTTGACCTGTTTAACGGCATTCTCCTGAACCTGCACAAGGAATTCGGCGACGAAGGTATTGTGCGCCTTGGCCGCAGCATGGATGTCAATTTGCACCCTGCCCAGATGGTGCGCGCTTCCAACCGGGCGTCGGCCCATAAACCCTTTGTGACGGTGATGCCCTACTTCTTCACCAGGATGCTGCGCCAGAACAGTTCGGCCCGCAGTATCTGGCCCGAGGACGGTGCCATTATCAGCCCGGTGTTCATGCTGGTGAAAAAGGAGCGTCTGGAGCTGACCCGGCCCGTGGCCGATTTCCTGGCCAGCCCGGAGATGGGCAGTATTCTCACCAATCAGGGGCTCTTTCCCTCCCTGCACCCGGACGTGAAGAATGTCCTGCCGGAAAATCCCCGCTGGAAGTGGATTGGCTGGGACTACCTGCACGACAACGATGTGGCGGCTCTGCTGAAACACGCGCTGAAAATATTTGAAGATACGGTGGGGGTGAGCCAATGA
- a CDS encoding ATP-binding cassette domain-containing protein, whose translation MHTRDSMTITELLAQHPYVNDFFDSYGLQLPAEDSRTLAQYLDSIDEERWEDLGASAESVLENFEAFLQGMADLASEQSFSVESLTVIGGQNKRGEPEEVTLELRRGDIVSIVGPTGSGKSRLLGDIEWMACGDTPTKRRVLVNGQQPDASWRFSIERKLVAQLSQNMNFVMDLSVKEFVDMHAESRLTANRDEVTATIIREANSLAGEPFEADTPITSLSGGQSRALMIADTAFLSRSPIILIDEIENAGIDRQRALDLLVREEKIVLIATHDPILALMAPRRIVIRNGGIAAVLQTSVQEQDNLKHLQELDRKVLALRNRIRTGGRIEDTPGQW comes from the coding sequence ATGCATACCAGAGATTCCATGACCATTACCGAGCTGCTTGCGCAGCATCCCTATGTCAACGATTTCTTTGATTCCTATGGCCTGCAGCTGCCAGCCGAGGACTCCCGCACCTTGGCCCAGTATCTCGACTCCATTGATGAGGAGCGCTGGGAGGATCTGGGTGCTTCGGCGGAAAGTGTCCTGGAGAACTTCGAAGCCTTTCTGCAGGGTATGGCCGATCTGGCCAGTGAACAAAGCTTCAGCGTGGAGAGCCTGACCGTCATTGGCGGGCAGAACAAACGCGGTGAGCCCGAGGAGGTGACCCTGGAGCTGCGGCGCGGTGATATCGTCAGTATTGTCGGTCCCACCGGTTCAGGCAAGAGCCGCCTGCTGGGGGATATTGAGTGGATGGCCTGTGGAGACACGCCCACCAAACGGCGCGTTCTGGTCAATGGCCAGCAGCCCGACGCTTCCTGGCGCTTTTCCATTGAGCGCAAGCTGGTGGCCCAGCTCTCCCAGAATATGAACTTCGTCATGGACCTCAGTGTCAAGGAGTTCGTGGATATGCACGCCGAAAGTCGCCTGACGGCGAACCGCGATGAAGTTACTGCCACCATCATCCGCGAAGCCAACTCTCTGGCCGGAGAGCCCTTCGAGGCGGATACGCCCATCACGTCCCTCAGCGGAGGGCAGTCACGGGCGCTGATGATTGCTGACACGGCCTTTCTCAGCCGTTCGCCCATTATTCTGATCGACGAAATCGAAAACGCGGGCATCGACCGGCAGCGGGCCCTGGATCTGCTGGTGCGCGAGGAAAAAATCGTACTCATCGCCACCCACGATCCCATCCTGGCCCTGATGGCGCCCCGGCGTATCGTCATTCGCAACGGTGGCATTGCCGCTGTCCTGCAGACCTCAGTCCAGGAGCAGGATAACCTGAAACACCTGCAGGAGCTCGATCGCAAGGTACTGGCCCTGCGCAACCGCATTCGCACCGGTGGGAGAATTGAAGACACTCCAGGGCAGTGGTAG
- a CDS encoding class I SAM-dependent methyltransferase has translation MEQDREKWNQRYRDNPPGQEPLELVESYARQLSPGRALDIACGLGRHSRVLAALGFTVDAVDISDVAIKHLQELELPGIHARCVDLDQHTIAPDSYQLILNINFLHRPLFPSLFQGLQPGGMLIFRTFMDGPENQGTPMTKEHLLQPNELLHQCVPHLRILHYREYISTRQQWGQAWAAELVGRRPEKEG, from the coding sequence ATGGAGCAGGATCGCGAAAAATGGAATCAGCGTTATCGGGATAATCCACCAGGCCAGGAGCCGCTGGAGCTGGTGGAAAGCTACGCCAGACAACTTTCTCCCGGCCGGGCACTGGATATCGCCTGCGGCCTGGGCCGCCACAGCCGAGTGCTGGCAGCTCTGGGCTTTACGGTGGATGCGGTGGATATTTCCGATGTGGCCATAAAACACCTGCAGGAACTTGAACTTCCCGGTATCCATGCGCGCTGCGTCGATCTCGATCAGCACACCATAGCTCCAGACAGCTACCAGCTGATTCTCAATATCAATTTCCTGCACCGACCTCTCTTCCCCTCTCTTTTTCAAGGGCTGCAACCCGGAGGCATGCTGATCTTCCGCACCTTCATGGACGGCCCCGAAAACCAGGGCACCCCCATGACCAAAGAGCACCTGCTCCAGCCCAATGAACTGCTCCACCAGTGCGTTCCCCATCTGCGTATCCTGCACTACCGCGAATATATCTCCACCCGCCAGCAGTGGGGCCAGGCCTGGGCCGCCGAACTGGTTGGCAGACGACCGGAAAAGGAAGGGTAA
- a CDS encoding serine hydrolase domain-containing protein, with protein MSAILEEALQQLAAERLVKHAVLGVESVDGQLSWIGVAGSAQPDGTPMGAQTPYFIASITKLYIAAALLKLQEQGVLSTGDLLCAHLPHSLIGQLHHYRGMDFTGELTLQHLLSHTSGLPDWIVDRPRGRSSLLEGIAAESDRSIDLAQMLEYVRSELEAHFPPQSPGKAKPRVRYSDTNFQLLIGVLEHRLEMPFGQVLRNLILEPLGLENTVLCDPAGGHEPMPATVWAGATPLRIPRLMASFRDLYSTARDQLDFLRGLTQGQLLSDELSLRQMQRWNSFGVPRDLASLQLPGWPIQYGAGMMRFQVPRILTPFKPVPAVIGHTGASGSWLFFCPEKQLFLCGTVDQVAAAPLPFRFLPRLLRALE; from the coding sequence GTGAGTGCGATTCTGGAAGAGGCCCTGCAGCAGCTGGCAGCGGAACGCCTGGTGAAGCACGCTGTCCTGGGCGTTGAAAGCGTCGATGGCCAGCTGAGCTGGATTGGGGTGGCGGGCAGCGCCCAGCCTGATGGTACGCCCATGGGGGCGCAGACTCCGTACTTCATTGCCAGCATCACCAAACTGTATATTGCGGCTGCCCTCCTGAAACTTCAGGAACAGGGGGTGCTCAGCACCGGCGACCTTCTCTGCGCTCACCTGCCCCACTCCCTGATTGGCCAGCTGCACCACTATCGCGGCATGGACTTTACCGGCGAACTGACGCTGCAGCACCTGCTGAGCCACACCTCCGGACTGCCCGACTGGATTGTGGATCGCCCCCGTGGCAGAAGCAGCCTGCTGGAGGGCATTGCAGCGGAAAGTGACCGTTCCATTGATCTTGCGCAGATGCTGGAGTATGTCCGCAGCGAGCTGGAGGCTCACTTTCCGCCCCAGTCCCCGGGGAAGGCAAAGCCCAGAGTCCGTTATTCCGATACCAACTTCCAGCTTCTCATCGGCGTTCTGGAGCACCGGCTGGAAATGCCCTTTGGCCAGGTGCTGCGCAATCTCATCCTGGAGCCCCTGGGCCTGGAAAATACGGTTCTCTGTGATCCGGCGGGTGGCCACGAGCCGATGCCGGCCACGGTGTGGGCTGGTGCCACGCCCCTGCGCATCCCTCGCCTGATGGCCTCCTTTCGCGATCTGTACAGCACCGCCAGGGATCAGCTGGATTTTCTGCGGGGCCTGACGCAAGGACAGCTGCTGAGCGATGAATTATCCCTGAGGCAGATGCAGCGCTGGAACTCCTTCGGTGTGCCACGGGATCTGGCGTCGCTGCAGCTTCCCGGCTGGCCAATTCAGTATGGAGCCGGTATGATGCGCTTTCAGGTTCCCCGGATTCTGACGCCTTTCAAGCCGGTTCCTGCGGTGATTGGACATACGGGTGCCAGTGGCTCGTGGCTCTTTTTCTGCCCGGAAAAGCAGCTGTTTCTCTGTGGCACGGTGGATCAGGTTGCGGCCGCGCCCCTGCCCTTTCGCTTTCTTCCCAGGCTCCTGCGAGCCCTTGAATAA
- a CDS encoding chemotaxis protein CheX → MNASYINPFVESTVNVLATMTGVTPQRGKLFVKQGISPTFDISAIIGIAGDVHGSVVISFPREVVLKLVSAFIGEQKNAIDEDVQDAVGEFVNMITGGAKKNLSAMGVRFKLSIPSVIVGRGHTISRPRNVPCIVLPFAIEGVGKFSVEVSIKELV, encoded by the coding sequence ATGAACGCTAGTTACATAAATCCTTTTGTTGAGTCCACGGTAAATGTGCTTGCCACCATGACTGGCGTTACTCCCCAGCGGGGAAAACTCTTTGTGAAGCAGGGAATCTCTCCCACTTTCGACATTTCCGCCATCATCGGTATCGCCGGTGATGTCCATGGTTCGGTGGTCATCAGCTTTCCCCGCGAAGTGGTTCTGAAGCTGGTCAGCGCCTTTATCGGTGAGCAGAAAAACGCCATTGACGAGGATGTGCAGGACGCCGTGGGCGAATTTGTCAATATGATCACCGGTGGTGCCAAGAAAAACCTCAGCGCCATGGGCGTGCGCTTCAAGCTCTCCATCCCCAGTGTTATCGTTGGCCGGGGCCATACCATATCCCGACCGCGTAACGTTCCCTGTATCGTACTTCCCTTCGCCATTGAAGGCGTCGGCAAATTTTCCGTCGAAGTTTCCATCAAAGAGCTGGTCTGA
- a CDS encoding sensor histidine kinase produces MPESLDFRRTEHSIRRWILLFSLVSLLLVAILSSTLFLRETYSRFEEEKHWIRQSHMESQQSMLQERVDNAVQVISKHREQAQARLGETVRERVDQAYTVAHALYQRYHGTISDEELQQMIVEALRAMSWREGDSYIWINRYDLQSVLLPRNPGQEGQSLADITDPSGNYVVRQQARTAREEGSGFNVDAFFKPEDPETFHAQISYVRDLGLWDWYIGSAEFLDRFRDELQQEILLTLAELRYGDNYIFIDTVDGHAILMNGELQDPPRYSWELEDAQGTKILQEQLRVARENPEGGFLSYVWHEKSLGRDMPHLSFVRLIPDWDWKIGTGAYLTDIEQFIAYREADLWKRTWLNIMTIGAVVLLIISAATLLAIFTNRRIRDLFGAMGQQIDTYHGQLRRMNCELEERVAEETRRCMEQERLLIQQTKMAEMGNMIGLIAHQWTQPLNALSLHMQDIEDQSQMGSVGAQAVSEHVESCNRLIAHMSDTVNSFKNYFKPDLHPVEFDLKQTLESAAAILKPRLRQSEILLQLPERSATLHGYHNEFKQVILNLFSNACDALEERRKAQGPFQASITVTLTQQSGLVQVEFRDNGIGIPAHVREGIFSPYCSTKGEAGMGIGLHMSRRIIEEKFHGHLILGSATEGACFCIEIPVERPVS; encoded by the coding sequence ATGCCGGAATCCCTTGATTTTCGCCGTACCGAGCACTCCATTCGTCGCTGGATTCTGCTTTTCTCTCTCGTAAGCCTGCTGCTGGTAGCCATCCTCTCTTCCACCCTTTTTCTGCGGGAAACCTACAGCCGTTTTGAGGAAGAGAAACACTGGATTCGCCAGTCCCATATGGAAAGCCAGCAGTCCATGCTGCAGGAGCGGGTGGATAACGCGGTGCAGGTGATCAGCAAGCACCGGGAGCAGGCCCAGGCGCGTCTGGGAGAAACGGTTCGCGAGCGGGTGGATCAGGCGTACACGGTTGCCCATGCGCTTTATCAGCGCTACCACGGCACCATCAGTGACGAGGAGCTGCAGCAGATGATCGTGGAAGCCCTGCGCGCCATGAGCTGGCGGGAGGGTGACTCCTATATCTGGATCAACCGGTACGATCTGCAGTCGGTGCTGCTGCCCCGCAATCCCGGCCAGGAAGGGCAGAGCCTGGCCGATATTACTGACCCCAGCGGAAACTATGTGGTGCGTCAGCAGGCCAGGACTGCCCGGGAAGAGGGCTCAGGTTTTAATGTGGATGCCTTCTTTAAACCAGAAGACCCGGAAACTTTCCATGCCCAGATCAGCTATGTCCGCGATCTCGGGCTCTGGGACTGGTATATCGGCAGTGCTGAGTTCCTGGATCGCTTCCGCGATGAGCTGCAGCAGGAGATCCTCCTGACCCTGGCCGAGCTGCGCTACGGTGACAACTATATCTTTATTGATACCGTGGATGGCCATGCCATCCTCATGAACGGCGAGCTGCAGGATCCACCCCGTTACTCATGGGAGCTGGAAGATGCCCAGGGTACCAAAATTCTGCAGGAGCAGTTGCGGGTCGCCCGGGAAAACCCGGAGGGAGGCTTTCTCTCCTATGTGTGGCACGAAAAATCCCTGGGCCGTGATATGCCACATCTCTCTTTTGTGCGCCTGATTCCCGACTGGGACTGGAAAATCGGCACGGGGGCCTACCTCACCGACATTGAGCAGTTCATCGCCTACCGGGAAGCCGACCTGTGGAAGCGCACCTGGCTCAATATCATGACCATCGGAGCCGTGGTTCTCCTCATCATCTCCGCAGCAACCCTGCTGGCCATTTTCACCAACCGGCGTATCCGTGATCTGTTTGGTGCCATGGGGCAGCAGATTGATACGTACCATGGGCAGCTTCGGCGCATGAACTGCGAGCTGGAAGAACGGGTTGCCGAAGAGACCCGCAGGTGTATGGAGCAGGAGCGCCTGCTGATTCAGCAGACCAAGATGGCCGAGATGGGAAATATGATTGGACTGATTGCCCACCAGTGGACTCAACCCCTCAACGCCCTTTCCCTGCATATGCAGGATATCGAGGACCAGAGCCAGATGGGGTCTGTAGGCGCGCAGGCGGTAAGTGAACACGTGGAATCCTGCAACCGCCTGATTGCCCACATGTCCGACACGGTGAACAGTTTCAAGAACTACTTCAAGCCGGACCTCCACCCCGTGGAGTTCGACCTGAAGCAGACCCTGGAGTCGGCAGCCGCCATACTAAAGCCGCGTCTGCGTCAGAGCGAAATTCTGCTGCAGCTGCCGGAACGCAGCGCCACCCTGCACGGCTACCACAACGAGTTCAAGCAGGTGATTCTGAACCTCTTCTCAAACGCCTGTGATGCGCTTGAAGAACGGCGGAAAGCCCAGGGGCCATTTCAGGCCAGCATAACCGTCACCCTGACGCAGCAGTCCGGCCTGGTGCAGGTGGAGTTTCGCGACAATGGCATCGGCATCCCGGCACATGTACGCGAAGGCATCTTCTCCCCCTACTGCAGCACCAAGGGAGAGGCGGGCATGGGTATCGGCCTGCACATGAGCCGCCGCATCATCGAAGAGAAATTCCATGGCCATCTGATCCTGGGCAGCGCCACGGAAGGGGCGTGCTTCTGCATTGAGATTCCTGTGGAAAGGCCCGTCAGCTAG